The following coding sequences are from one Diabrotica virgifera virgifera chromosome 2, PGI_DIABVI_V3a window:
- the LOC114326386 gene encoding ubiquitin-conjugating enzyme E2 N, which produces MALGSKKRIMVETKNLSKDPPPGISATPDESNCRYFHVVMAGPSGSPYEGGLFKLELFLPENYPMSPPNVRFLTKIYHPNIDKLGRICLDILKDQWSPALQVRTVLLSVQALLSSPNPDDPLANDVANMWKSREQDAVLKAKEWTRLYAME; this is translated from the coding sequence ATGGCTCTTGGATCGAAAAAGCGTATTATGGTagaaacaaaaaatttatcgAAAGACCCTCCTCCCGGTATTAGTGCAACACCTGATGAATCAAACTGCAGATACTTTCATGTAGTCATGGCAGGCCCTTCTGGATCCCCTTACGAAGGTGGGTTATTTAAGTTGGAATTATTTTTACCGGAGAACTATCCAATGTCCCCTCCAAATGTGAGGTTTCTGACAAAAATATATCACCCTAATATAGATAAGCTAGGAAGAAtatgtttagatattttaaaGGACCAGTGGTCGCCAGCTCTTCAAGTTAGAACAGTTCTCTTATCTGTTCAAGCATTACTAAGCAGCCCGAATCCTGATGATCCTCTTGCAAACGATGTTGCTAATATGTGGAAAAGTAGAGAACAGGATGCAGTGCTCAAAGCGAAGGAATGGACAAGACTGTATGCTATGGAATAA